One Cervus elaphus chromosome 28, mCerEla1.1, whole genome shotgun sequence DNA segment encodes these proteins:
- the GJA10 gene encoding LOW QUALITY PROTEIN: gap junction alpha-10 protein (The sequence of the model RefSeq protein was modified relative to this genomic sequence to represent the inferred CDS: inserted 2 bases in 2 codons; deleted 2 bases in 1 codon), whose translation MGDWNLLGGILEEVHSHSTMVGKIWLTILFIFRMLILGVAAEDVWDDEQSAFACNTQQPGCNTVCYDDAFPISLIRFWVLQIIFVSSPSLVYMGHALYRLRAFEKERQRKKSQLRAQMENPELELEDQQRMDRELRKLEEQKRIQKVPLKGCLLRTYVLHVLTRSLLEVGFMVGQYILYGFQMHPLYKCTQPPCPNAVDCFVSRPTEKTIFMLFMHSIAAISLFLNILEIFHLGIRKIIKTLYDKSSSEGIEDDRRPPFHVKKHSVTQQCMTCSPFPEKISLLQANNQQQVIRVNVPNSKTTWHIPQPRQLDVDPCYSKKDWAEKNQHNGQLHVHSPCPWDDGARIQHPGQQPDQSSFGLQTVRPHSWLGTRMAPRHCPPHTTGPWEQSQDRQPSGGPLADLHSHCRHSDGSRRDSRVQEARDRSYPSSRKASFLSRLFSEKGQLYGDSGSSSSPNSSCQGFPRRENSPPLLPSDPGRRTSMVRKVRQPDVMELSQEVSPSGPFLXLLFPSLCVYVCVEREGEEGREVNLWRXHSVHPVKLNS comes from the exons ATGGGGGATTGGAATTTATTGGGTGGCATCTTAGAGGAAGTTCACTCCCACTCAACCATGGTGGGGAAAATCTGGCTGACCATCCTCTTCATTTTCCGAATGCTGATACTTGGTGTGGCTGCTGAAGATGTCTGGGATGACGAACAGTCAGCATTTGCCTGCAACACCCAGCAGCCAGGTTGCAACACTGTCTGTTATGATGatgctttccctatctccttgaTCAGGTTCTGGGTTTTACAGATCATTTTTGTGTCTTCTCCCTCTCTAGTATATATGGGCCATGCACTGTATAGACTCAGGGCCTTTgaaaaggaaaggcagaggaagaagtcACAGCTTAGAGCCCAGATGGAGAATCCAGAGCTTGAATTGGAGGATCAGCAAAGGATGGAtagagaactgaggaaattaGAGGAGCAGAAGAGGATCCAAAAAGTCCCGCTGAAAGGATGTCTGCTGCGTACTTATGTCTTACACGTCTTGACCAGATCTCTGCTGGAAGTAGGGTTCATGGTAGGCCAATATATTCTCTATGGGTTTCAAATGCACCCTCTTTACAAATGCACTCAACCTCCTTGCCCCAATGCAGTGGATTGCTTCGTGTCCAGGCCCACAGAGAAGaccattttcatgctctttatgcACAGCATTGCAGCCATCTCTTTGTTTCTGAACATACTGGAAATATTTCATCTGGGCATCAGGAAAATCATAAAAACGCTTTATGACAAATCCAGCAGTGAGGGCATTGAGGATGACAGGAGACCTCCATTCCATGTGAAAAAACATTCAGTGACCCAGCAGTGTATGACTTGCTCTCCTTTCCCTGAGAAAATCTCCCTCCTTCAAGCCAACAATCAACAGCAAGTGATCCGAGTCAATGTGCCGAATTCTAAAACGACGTGGCATATCCCACAGCCCAGGCAACTTGACGTAGACCCTTGCTATAGTAAAAAAGACTGGGCTGAGAAAAATCAGCACAACGGACAGCTCCATGTCCACAGCCCGTGTCCCTGGGACGACGGTGCTAGAATTCAGCACCCAGGACAGCAGCCAGACCAGTCTTCATTTGGCTTGCAGACTGTAAGGCCTCACTCCTGGCTAGGTACAAGGATGGCTCCTAGGCATTGTCCACCACATACAACAGGCCCCTGGGAGCAGTCCCAGGACCGACAGCCCTCAGGGGGACCCCTTGCAGACTTGCACAGTCACTGCAGACACAGCGACGGCAGCAGGAGAGACAGCAGGGTCCAGGAGGCAAGAGACAGATCTTACCCCAGCAGTCGCAAGGCCAGCTTCCTGTCCAGACTGTTTTCTGAGAAGGGACAGCTGTACGGTGACTCAGGAAGCTCCAGTTCTCCAAACAGCTCTTGCCAGGGCTTCCCACGCCGGGAAAACAGCCCCCCACTTCTGCCTTCAGACCCCGGGCGGAGGACATCCATGGTACGTAAGGTCAGACAGCCTGAC GTCATGGAACTTTCACAAGAGGTGTCCCCCTCTGGTCCCTTCT gccttctcttcccttctttgtgtgtatatgtgtgtgttgagagggagggagaggaggggagggaggttaaCTTATGGA GTCATTCAGTACATCCAGTTAAGCTCAATTCATAA